The proteins below come from a single Chitinophaga pinensis DSM 2588 genomic window:
- a CDS encoding tetratricopeptide repeat protein: MSNLENNEKILKIFSNIRCLNRDQLPRYLDGRLTDVEKHLVEQHLVDCDLCFDALQVLQQQQYREKYQPLSASMLQYIRNSIKQVSHAHKAERYQRQEQKKESFLIYFWVVAAIAAGAGLIYLIQQQDKFKAPVTKAMASNTEVPAPAVNAPAVQAAVVTPVRAETADTLRHHPAPPSAATTAPVAPPAATPATAVPKPVVKDSVKAKTPAAVPVNKDSAKKQAPPATKPAEVKETVKTPAPEHKDTPTVARKTDDKPDPKPVAKEKKDDDDDKPKPKPATESAPSGTDEFLYKAAMVYHQQGDLNEAISRYKHLSGSSGKYGELSRYQLAVCYRSKGQTGKARRMFKEVVRMNGSMKDKAQAALDNL, encoded by the coding sequence ATGAGTAACTTGGAAAACAATGAAAAAATACTGAAGATCTTCAGTAACATCCGCTGTCTTAACAGAGACCAGCTGCCCCGCTATCTGGACGGCCGACTCACGGATGTAGAGAAACACCTGGTGGAACAACACCTGGTGGACTGCGATCTGTGTTTTGATGCATTACAGGTACTCCAGCAACAACAATACAGGGAAAAATACCAGCCGCTGTCAGCTAGTATGCTACAGTATATCCGCAACAGCATCAAGCAGGTATCCCATGCACATAAAGCCGAACGTTATCAGCGCCAGGAACAGAAAAAGGAAAGTTTCCTGATTTATTTCTGGGTAGTCGCAGCCATCGCTGCCGGCGCAGGTCTTATTTATCTTATACAGCAACAGGATAAATTCAAGGCGCCTGTGACCAAAGCAATGGCCAGCAATACGGAAGTTCCTGCTCCGGCGGTGAACGCACCAGCCGTACAGGCAGCGGTTGTCACACCCGTACGGGCAGAAACAGCCGATACGCTCAGGCATCATCCGGCGCCACCGTCAGCTGCAACAACAGCGCCTGTTGCTCCTCCCGCAGCTACGCCTGCCACTGCCGTACCCAAGCCGGTCGTAAAAGACTCCGTAAAAGCAAAAACACCGGCAGCTGTACCCGTGAATAAGGATAGTGCGAAAAAACAGGCCCCTCCTGCCACTAAACCGGCAGAGGTAAAGGAAACAGTCAAAACACCTGCTCCGGAGCATAAAGACACGCCTACAGTCGCCAGGAAGACGGATGATAAACCAGATCCTAAACCGGTTGCAAAAGAGAAGAAAGACGACGATGATGATAAACCTAAACCCAAACCTGCTACAGAGTCAGCGCCCAGCGGCACAGATGAATTCCTGTATAAGGCAGCCATGGTCTATCATCAGCAGGGAGACCTCAACGAGGCTATTTCCCGCTATAAACACCTTTCCGGCAGCAGTGGTAAGTATGGCGAACTTTCACGTTACCAGCTGGCGGTATGTTACCGTAGCAAAGGACAAACAGGTAAGGCCAGACGTATGTTCAAGGAAGTCGTACGTATGAACGGCAGCATGAAAGACAAAGCCCAGGCGGCCTTAGACAATCTGTAA
- a CDS encoding RNA polymerase sigma factor yields MNYKNSQELTDEELLERYKADENSNWVGILFDRYAILLLGMCMKYLKNEEDARDSVQQIFLKVLADINKHKVQYFRAWIYQVSKNHCLMQLRHKSQVKQEEVSEKHLNDPGEPEEDKARFVEKDNLLENMQHALEQLNPEQRVCVKLFYLQKRSYQDITDETGYTLLQVKSYIQNGKRNLKLLLSKQG; encoded by the coding sequence GTGAATTATAAGAACAGCCAGGAATTAACAGACGAAGAACTGCTGGAACGGTATAAAGCCGATGAAAACAGCAATTGGGTAGGCATCCTGTTTGACAGGTATGCGATCCTGTTATTGGGTATGTGTATGAAATACCTTAAAAATGAAGAGGATGCAAGAGACAGTGTACAACAGATATTTTTAAAAGTATTGGCAGATATCAACAAGCACAAAGTGCAGTATTTCAGGGCCTGGATCTACCAGGTGAGCAAGAATCATTGCCTGATGCAGTTAAGACATAAGAGTCAGGTGAAACAGGAGGAAGTCAGTGAGAAACATCTCAATGATCCCGGAGAACCGGAAGAAGATAAAGCCCGATTCGTAGAAAAGGATAACTTGCTGGAAAATATGCAACATGCCCTGGAGCAGTTAAACCCGGAGCAGCGTGTCTGTGTCAAACTTTTTTATCTGCAAAAACGCTCTTACCAGGATATTACAGACGAGACGGGGTATACCTTGTTACAGGTGAAGAGTTATATTCAGAATGGAAAGCGTAACCTGAAGCTCCTGCTGAGCAAACAGGGATAG
- a CDS encoding anti-sigma factor family protein, whose amino-acid sequence MNEEYQDIFTTTACPTQQQLLDYVQGRMTPEEKHEVELHLADCEMCSEAVEGLSAFEEKEKIPVLLRQMKWQMLRKLRTNKRRKHQMSYFTELAIIVIVILFILLAAFWTYHFMSGRK is encoded by the coding sequence ATGAACGAAGAATATCAGGATATTTTCACCACGACGGCCTGTCCTACGCAACAGCAATTGCTGGACTATGTACAGGGCAGGATGACACCGGAAGAAAAGCATGAAGTGGAACTTCATCTTGCCGATTGTGAAATGTGCAGTGAGGCAGTGGAAGGATTATCAGCCTTTGAAGAAAAGGAAAAGATCCCCGTATTATTGCGGCAGATGAAGTGGCAGATGCTGCGTAAGCTCCGTACCAACAAACGTCGTAAACACCAGATGTCCTACTTTACCGAACTGGCGATCATTGTTATAGTGATCCTGTTCATATTGCTGGCGGCATTCTGGACCTATCATTTTATGTCAGGCAGAAAGTAA
- a CDS encoding tetratricopeptide repeat protein yields MKKLLVSFVFCGAAMVAVAQRAKVSSADEALSKKDYDKAKADIQAALENEKTKGEAKTWYVKGKIFEAVATDKKDPQQAIEAFEAYKKALDINAKLPEALLEMNQRMFNLYATVGNAGYGNLNDQKWDSAFVHFRDAFSIAEYYNGKNLGGSIPTDTSMTFYAGYAANQAGKKDDALPFLRKAADLQFKAEPALYVILAQTYEEKGDNANWIKTIEEAKAMFPKDKRFNDMEMIYYSKTGKTAELLGMLEKKMSENPNDFQTMLDYGIRVDNLANPRSDGKEEAAKPANYDELMTKAENAYKKAIELKADDATANFQLGALYFNRAVGFNKELNAMDSKSLNTPKAKELQTKVTGLMDQALPFFEKADTNFSAAGTLEPSDKQTFESCLYALQKIYAIKNETAKVEAVKKKLESL; encoded by the coding sequence ATGAAAAAATTACTGGTATCATTTGTCTTTTGCGGTGCAGCAATGGTTGCAGTAGCGCAACGTGCCAAGGTAAGCAGTGCTGACGAGGCGCTGTCCAAAAAAGACTATGATAAAGCGAAAGCCGATATTCAGGCAGCACTGGAAAATGAAAAAACTAAAGGTGAAGCCAAAACCTGGTATGTTAAGGGTAAAATCTTCGAAGCAGTAGCTACTGACAAGAAAGATCCTCAGCAGGCGATTGAAGCATTCGAAGCTTACAAAAAAGCTCTGGATATCAATGCTAAACTGCCTGAAGCTTTACTGGAAATGAACCAGCGTATGTTTAACTTGTATGCTACGGTAGGTAACGCAGGTTATGGCAACCTGAATGACCAGAAATGGGATTCTGCGTTCGTACACTTCAGAGACGCTTTCAGCATTGCTGAATACTATAATGGTAAAAATCTGGGTGGTTCCATCCCTACAGATACTTCCATGACTTTCTACGCTGGTTACGCTGCTAACCAGGCTGGTAAAAAAGATGATGCATTGCCTTTCCTGAGAAAAGCAGCGGATCTGCAGTTCAAAGCTGAACCGGCACTGTACGTAATCCTCGCACAGACTTACGAAGAGAAAGGCGATAATGCTAATTGGATCAAAACTATCGAAGAAGCAAAAGCGATGTTCCCTAAAGACAAGCGTTTCAACGATATGGAGATGATCTACTACTCAAAAACAGGTAAAACTGCTGAGTTGCTGGGTATGCTGGAAAAGAAAATGTCTGAAAATCCTAATGACTTCCAGACTATGCTCGATTACGGTATCCGTGTAGACAACCTGGCAAACCCTCGTTCTGATGGTAAAGAAGAAGCTGCAAAACCAGCTAACTACGATGAGCTGATGACGAAAGCTGAAAATGCTTACAAAAAAGCAATCGAACTGAAAGCTGATGATGCAACTGCTAACTTCCAGTTAGGTGCGCTGTATTTCAACCGTGCAGTAGGTTTCAACAAAGAACTGAATGCAATGGACAGCAAATCCCTGAACACACCGAAAGCAAAAGAACTGCAGACTAAAGTAACAGGTCTGATGGATCAGGCGCTGCCTTTCTTCGAGAAAGCGGACACTAACTTCTCAGCAGCTGGTACCCTGGAGCCAAGCGACAAGCAGACTTTTGAAAGCTGCCTGTATGCACTGCAGAAGATCTATGCTATCAAAAATGAAACGGCTAAAGTTGAAGCAGTAAAGAAAAAGCTGGAAAGCCTGTAA
- the gyrA gene encoding DNA gyrase subunit A, which translates to MSENTENQQDGRIIQINIEEQMKTAYIDYSMSVIVGRALPDVRDGLKPVHRRVLFGMNELGNNSNKPYKKSARIVGEVMGKFHPHGDASIYDTIVRMAQPWSLRYMLVDGQGNFGSVDGDMPAAMRYTEIRLQRMAEAMLEDIDKETVDFTLNFDDTLEEPTVLPTRIPNLLINGASGIAVGMATNIMPHNLSEVVDGLIAYIDNRDITIEELIKHVKAPDFPTGGIIYGYEGVKQGFETGRGRVVVRGKVNVETSKAGRERLVIYELPYQINKAALHQKIAQLADDKIIEGISEARDESDRDGMRLVIDLKREAIANVVINQLYKYSELQTSYGINNVALVKGRPRVLNLKDMLSEFVDFRHEVVVRRTRFDLRKAEEKAHILQGYLIALDHLDEVIALIRASRTPEEAKEGLMTRFELSEIQSKAILELRLQRLTGMERDKIKEEYDEVMKLIAYLKEILSDEGLRFKIIKDELEDVKKRFGDERKTEIQYLASEMRMEDIIAEEDVVITISHLGYIKRTSAYDYRQQKRGGRGALGGKTREEDYIEHLFVASTHHTMLFFTEKGRCYWLKVYEIPEGEKSGKGRAIQNLINLPTDDKIRAIIDIKDLGDKEFISSHYIVLCTANGIIKKTLLEDFSRPRQNGVNAITINEGDQLLEAKLTNGNSQIMMAIKSGRAIRFPENTVRDTGRGAIGVRGIEVDNDKDEVVGMICVNKEDETRTVLVVSEKGFGKRTDIEEYRITNRGGKGVKTINITEKTGSLIAILDVTEKDDLMITCKSGITIRMAVADIREAGRATQGVRLIRLDDSDEIAAVARLDEQEEQRLDEEALEGMEGNESNQDGSSATQGDAPVDETPAE; encoded by the coding sequence ATGTCAGAAAATACGGAAAATCAGCAAGACGGCAGGATTATCCAGATCAACATTGAAGAGCAGATGAAAACGGCCTACATCGATTACTCGATGTCTGTGATCGTCGGACGTGCTCTTCCGGATGTAAGGGACGGTTTAAAACCTGTACACCGCCGCGTGTTGTTTGGTATGAACGAGTTAGGGAATAACAGTAACAAACCTTACAAGAAATCAGCCCGTATCGTAGGGGAGGTGATGGGTAAGTTTCACCCGCATGGTGACGCCTCCATTTATGATACCATTGTACGTATGGCCCAGCCATGGAGCCTTCGTTACATGCTGGTAGACGGTCAGGGTAACTTCGGTTCTGTGGATGGTGACATGCCGGCAGCAATGCGTTATACGGAGATCCGTCTGCAACGTATGGCTGAGGCGATGCTGGAAGATATCGACAAAGAAACAGTGGACTTCACCCTGAACTTTGACGATACCCTGGAAGAGCCTACAGTACTGCCTACACGTATTCCTAACCTCCTGATAAACGGAGCGTCAGGTATTGCGGTAGGTATGGCGACCAACATCATGCCGCACAACCTCTCAGAGGTAGTAGATGGCCTGATTGCGTACATTGATAACCGTGACATTACAATAGAAGAGCTGATCAAGCATGTAAAAGCGCCTGACTTCCCGACCGGTGGTATCATCTACGGTTATGAAGGCGTGAAACAGGGCTTTGAGACTGGCCGCGGAAGGGTAGTTGTACGTGGTAAAGTGAACGTGGAAACTTCCAAAGCAGGTCGTGAGCGCCTGGTGATCTATGAGCTTCCTTACCAGATCAACAAAGCTGCGCTGCATCAGAAGATCGCGCAACTGGCAGACGATAAAATCATTGAAGGTATATCTGAAGCGCGTGACGAAAGTGACCGTGATGGTATGCGCCTGGTGATTGATCTGAAACGTGAGGCGATTGCCAACGTAGTGATCAACCAGCTGTACAAATATTCTGAATTACAGACTTCTTACGGGATCAATAACGTGGCGCTGGTAAAAGGCCGTCCGCGTGTCCTGAACCTGAAAGATATGCTGTCTGAGTTCGTAGATTTCCGCCACGAAGTAGTTGTACGCAGAACGCGTTTCGACCTGCGTAAAGCGGAAGAGAAAGCGCACATCTTACAGGGTTACCTGATTGCGCTGGATCATCTGGATGAAGTGATTGCGCTGATCCGTGCGTCACGTACGCCGGAAGAAGCGAAAGAGGGCTTAATGACCCGCTTCGAACTGAGTGAAATTCAGTCTAAAGCGATACTGGAATTACGTTTACAACGTCTGACCGGTATGGAACGCGATAAGATCAAAGAAGAATACGATGAAGTCATGAAACTGATCGCTTACCTGAAAGAAATACTTTCCGATGAAGGGCTGCGTTTCAAGATCATCAAAGACGAACTGGAAGACGTGAAGAAACGTTTCGGAGACGAGCGTAAAACTGAAATCCAGTACCTGGCGAGCGAAATGCGTATGGAAGATATCATCGCAGAGGAAGATGTGGTAATTACCATCTCTCACCTGGGTTATATCAAACGTACTTCTGCATATGATTATCGTCAGCAGAAACGTGGTGGTCGTGGTGCATTGGGTGGTAAGACCCGTGAAGAAGACTATATTGAACACCTGTTCGTAGCGTCTACTCACCATACCATGCTGTTCTTCACTGAGAAAGGCCGTTGTTACTGGCTGAAGGTATACGAGATTCCGGAAGGAGAGAAGAGCGGTAAAGGCCGTGCGATCCAGAACCTGATCAACCTGCCTACTGATGACAAGATCAGGGCAATCATCGATATCAAAGATCTGGGTGATAAAGAATTCATCAGCTCTCATTATATTGTATTGTGTACCGCAAATGGTATCATCAAGAAGACCCTGCTGGAAGATTTCTCCCGCCCGCGTCAGAATGGTGTGAACGCAATCACTATCAATGAAGGCGATCAGTTACTGGAAGCTAAACTGACCAACGGTAACAGTCAGATCATGATGGCTATTAAGAGTGGCCGTGCTATCCGCTTCCCTGAAAATACCGTACGTGACACTGGTCGTGGCGCTATCGGTGTAAGGGGTATCGAGGTAGACAATGACAAAGACGAGGTTGTTGGTATGATTTGTGTAAATAAGGAGGATGAAACCCGTACTGTACTGGTGGTTTCAGAGAAAGGTTTCGGTAAACGTACTGATATTGAGGAATATAGAATTACCAACCGCGGTGGTAAGGGTGTAAAAACCATCAATATCACAGAAAAAACAGGTAGCCTGATCGCTATCCTGGACGTGACTGAAAAGGATGACCTGATGATCACCTGTAAATCCGGTATCACAATCCGTATGGCGGTTGCTGACATCCGTGAGGCGGGTAGAGCAACGCAGGGTGTGCGCCTGATCAGACTGGACGATAGCGACGAAATTGCAGCTGTAGCACGCCTGGACGAACAGGAAGAGCAAAGGCTCGATGAAGAAGCACTGGAAGGTATGGAAGGAAATGAGTCAAACCAGGATGGTAGCTCAGCAACCCAGGGAGATGCTCCGGTAGATGAAACGCCTGCAGAATAA
- a CDS encoding saccharopine dehydrogenase C-terminal domain-containing protein — MKNILLFGAGKSATSLIDYLVSNAPRQKWHITVADHDLALIKSKTGKSYYVTPAAIDIRDEASRQKLIQETDLVISLLPAQLHILVAKDCLQFSKNLLTASYIDPEVKKLEKEIEDAGLLFMYEMGLDPGIDHMSAMKLIHSIEKKGGQISAFRSYCGGLVSPESNDNPWQYKISWNARNIVLAGNSGATYREKGKTKEVSYQHLFDQSKTIHIPSLGKLAYYPNRDSLNYISAYKLEEVPTFMRATLRYPDFCEGWGTLVKLGLTDDTKKIQTDNMTFYEWTSQHIDQDTSISHEENIANYLGISAKSKILRQLKFLGLLNSETIHLGEQTNASVLQHIVESKLGMEVTDKDMIVMTHEIEFERRGMSTRLHSYMIAQGEDNIRTAMAKTVGLPLGIMAKLILQDKVTLKGLHIPITPDIYNPVLKELEEFNIRFEESFE, encoded by the coding sequence ATGAAGAATATACTCTTGTTTGGTGCCGGCAAGTCGGCTACGAGCCTGATCGACTACCTGGTATCAAATGCTCCACGGCAAAAATGGCATATCACTGTCGCCGACCATGACCTCGCGCTCATCAAATCCAAAACCGGAAAGTCTTATTATGTTACCCCAGCAGCTATCGATATCAGGGATGAAGCATCCAGACAAAAGCTGATACAGGAAACAGACCTCGTCATCTCCCTGCTGCCCGCCCAGTTGCATATCCTCGTCGCCAAAGACTGTCTGCAGTTTAGTAAAAACCTGCTCACCGCCTCTTATATCGACCCGGAGGTTAAAAAGCTGGAAAAAGAAATTGAAGACGCTGGCCTGCTCTTCATGTATGAAATGGGCCTCGACCCCGGCATAGATCATATGAGCGCCATGAAGCTCATTCACTCCATCGAAAAGAAAGGTGGACAGATATCGGCTTTCCGCTCCTATTGCGGCGGACTCGTATCGCCCGAAAGCAACGACAATCCATGGCAGTACAAGATCTCCTGGAATGCCCGCAATATCGTGCTCGCCGGTAACTCAGGCGCTACCTACCGGGAAAAAGGAAAAACAAAGGAAGTCTCTTACCAGCACCTCTTCGATCAGTCAAAAACGATTCATATTCCAAGTCTCGGTAAACTGGCCTACTACCCTAACCGCGACTCACTGAACTATATCAGTGCCTATAAACTGGAAGAAGTGCCCACCTTCATGCGCGCTACCCTTCGCTATCCCGATTTCTGCGAAGGCTGGGGTACGCTCGTGAAACTAGGTCTGACCGACGATACCAAAAAAATCCAGACCGATAACATGACCTTTTATGAATGGACCAGTCAGCACATCGACCAGGATACATCCATCAGTCATGAAGAAAACATCGCTAATTATCTTGGCATCAGCGCCAAGTCTAAGATACTACGTCAGCTGAAGTTCCTGGGATTACTGAATAGTGAAACCATTCATCTCGGCGAACAAACAAACGCCTCCGTCCTCCAGCATATCGTTGAATCAAAACTCGGCATGGAAGTCACTGACAAAGACATGATCGTCATGACCCATGAAATCGAGTTTGAAAGAAGAGGGATGAGCACCCGCCTCCACAGTTACATGATCGCACAGGGCGAAGATAATATACGCACTGCCATGGCTAAAACGGTAGGTCTCCCGCTGGGTATCATGGCGAAACTTATCCTTCAGGATAAGGTCACTCTAAAGGGTCTGCACATCCCCATCACACCGGATATCTATAACCCGGTGCTGAAAGAACTGGAAGAATTCAATATCCGCTTCGAAGAAAGTTTTGAATAA
- a CDS encoding Sir2 family NAD-dependent protein deacetylase has protein sequence MKPRLVVLTGAGISAESGLRTFRDSDGLWEGYNVYEVASPQGWQKDPQLVLDFYNQRRRDIKAAMPNAAHLGLAALQEQFDVEIITQNIDDLHERAGSKKVLHLHGEIFSMRSVLDEHRKYRIVSDINLGDKAADGGQLRPDIVWFGEAVPKIVEAAAVVMTADVFAVIGTSLVVYPAAGLVDYLPEGTPAFVIDRKLPQMPGMTNLMKIEKPATEGIADMIKALEGLI, from the coding sequence ATGAAGCCTAGATTGGTAGTTTTGACAGGCGCCGGGATTAGTGCAGAGAGTGGATTACGGACTTTTCGTGACAGTGATGGCCTGTGGGAGGGATATAATGTTTATGAAGTTGCCAGTCCGCAGGGATGGCAGAAAGACCCGCAACTGGTGTTAGATTTTTATAACCAGCGCCGCCGGGATATAAAAGCGGCGATGCCAAATGCCGCCCATCTGGGGCTGGCTGCTTTACAGGAGCAATTCGATGTGGAGATCATCACGCAGAATATAGACGACCTGCATGAAAGAGCAGGATCAAAGAAGGTATTACACCTGCACGGAGAGATCTTCAGTATGCGTAGTGTACTGGATGAACACCGGAAGTACCGTATTGTCAGTGATATCAATTTAGGCGATAAAGCGGCTGACGGCGGACAGTTACGTCCGGATATTGTGTGGTTCGGGGAGGCGGTGCCAAAGATAGTGGAGGCAGCAGCAGTGGTAATGACCGCGGATGTATTTGCGGTCATTGGTACTTCGCTGGTGGTATATCCGGCAGCGGGCCTGGTAGATTATCTGCCGGAGGGAACCCCAGCCTTTGTGATTGACAGGAAACTGCCGCAGATGCCAGGCATGACTAATCTGATGAAGATAGAGAAGCCGGCGACGGAGGGGATCGCGGATATGATTAAAGCACTGGAAGGATTGATCTGA
- a CDS encoding phosphatase PAP2 family protein — MLLLQIKANAQTTDTTNLHYTDSTRSTETRTLTAADTTIRYRINGAYLGSIWSDLKYTVSRPAHWQGKDFVRLGIVLGAAGGLMGVDYEVKQFFGRNHTNFWNSVTGQVEPFGNAYSPYLVGGMYLAGVIAKDRKLEHTSLMTAKSLLLSTLIYTFAKSVVRRGRPTYYDDPFVYNAPFSMDKYHTSFPSGHMLTVTSVATALAEAYGDEHPWVPWVTYSIAIMTGTTRLYQERHWSSDVWLGASLGYFVTKGIFKRQKDLERKKALKAHMAP, encoded by the coding sequence ATGCTGTTACTACAAATAAAAGCAAACGCACAGACGACAGACACCACCAACCTCCACTATACCGATAGTACCAGATCTACGGAGACGCGTACATTAACGGCAGCCGATACCACTATACGTTATCGTATAAACGGCGCCTATCTGGGTAGCATCTGGAGTGACCTGAAATATACCGTTTCAAGACCTGCGCACTGGCAGGGAAAGGACTTCGTCAGACTGGGCATCGTGCTCGGAGCTGCCGGTGGTCTCATGGGTGTAGACTATGAAGTCAAACAATTCTTTGGCCGTAACCACACCAATTTCTGGAACAGTGTAACGGGTCAGGTAGAACCATTCGGAAACGCCTACTCTCCTTACCTCGTAGGTGGTATGTACCTTGCCGGTGTGATTGCCAAGGACAGGAAATTAGAACATACGTCCCTGATGACCGCCAAGTCACTTTTACTGTCAACGCTCATTTATACTTTCGCCAAATCGGTGGTAAGACGTGGTCGTCCGACCTATTACGACGATCCGTTTGTATACAATGCGCCTTTCTCTATGGATAAATACCATACCTCCTTCCCTTCCGGTCATATGCTGACAGTGACCTCTGTCGCAACAGCACTAGCTGAAGCATATGGAGATGAACATCCGTGGGTACCCTGGGTGACTTATTCCATCGCCATCATGACCGGTACCACCCGCCTGTACCAGGAGAGACACTGGAGCAGTGATGTATGGTTAGGAGCTTCACTGGGTTACTTTGTAACCAAGGGTATCTTTAAAAGACAAAAAGATCTGGAGAGGAAGAAAGCGCTAAAGGCACATATGGCGCCATAA
- a CDS encoding DUF4349 domain-containing protein, with protein sequence MTRRCFFFKHTPIPIFILLLSLLTLMACARKAEQKTLALAFKEEAKPSATTYRSDEEDVVAYNEGPEDKAAASGLVAFTPPVIAKDVSSAAIQKKIIKNGEVRYSVRDYHEAGKAMNAIVARYNGYITEENESRSDLSWEIKVSIKVPAQKFDSCLEALAGTANTLIEKNVSATDVTEEYIDVASRMKAKKEVELRYLEILKQAKTVEGILKVEEQLKSIREEIEASQGRLQYIDHNVAMSTISLSFYQTFATSSPQGPGFFSRIFFSIKDGWNDLLSFVVGIVQLWPGIAVVVVIVLLVTRYIKRRKSRKMVSVA encoded by the coding sequence ATGACAAGAAGATGTTTCTTTTTTAAGCATACCCCGATCCCCATATTTATACTGTTACTGAGCTTGCTCACACTCATGGCCTGCGCCCGTAAGGCTGAACAGAAGACGCTTGCGCTTGCGTTTAAAGAGGAAGCCAAGCCCAGTGCAACAACTTATAGATCTGATGAAGAAGACGTCGTCGCCTATAATGAAGGTCCGGAGGATAAAGCGGCTGCATCAGGTCTGGTGGCCTTTACGCCTCCCGTAATAGCAAAAGATGTATCATCCGCAGCAATACAAAAAAAGATTATTAAAAATGGTGAGGTACGTTATTCAGTAAGAGATTACCATGAGGCAGGAAAGGCCATGAATGCGATCGTTGCCCGTTACAATGGCTATATCACAGAAGAGAATGAGTCCCGCTCAGATCTTAGCTGGGAAATAAAGGTCAGCATTAAAGTACCCGCCCAGAAATTTGACTCCTGTCTGGAAGCCCTTGCCGGCACCGCAAATACACTGATAGAAAAGAATGTATCAGCTACAGATGTAACAGAGGAATACATTGATGTTGCCTCTCGAATGAAGGCAAAGAAAGAAGTAGAGTTGCGCTACCTGGAGATACTGAAACAGGCAAAAACAGTAGAAGGTATTCTGAAAGTAGAAGAGCAGCTGAAGAGTATCCGCGAAGAAATAGAAGCTTCACAAGGTCGTTTGCAATACATCGATCATAATGTAGCGATGAGTACGATCAGTCTTTCGTTTTATCAGACGTTTGCTACTTCTTCTCCGCAGGGACCGGGCTTCTTCTCTCGCATCTTCTTTTCAATAAAGGATGGTTGGAATGACCTGCTGTCTTTTGTAGTAGGGATCGTGCAGCTATGGCCGGGTATAGCGGTTGTGGTGGTGATAGTGTTGCTTGTAACAAGGTATATCAAAAGAAGAAAGAGCAGGAAGATGGTTAGTGTGGCTTAG